A genomic window from Cytobacillus suaedae includes:
- a CDS encoding NAD-dependent succinate-semialdehyde dehydrogenase, producing the protein MYINGEWIGESLDVIEVENPATGEVIGTVPIGRAEEAKLAVDAAYSAFKEWSQYSAYERSELIWKWHNLIDQHKADLARTMTMEQGKPVKEALGEVGYANGFLSWYAEEGKRIYGETIPATTRNKRLFVHKQPVGVVAAITPWNFPAAMITRKIAPALAAGCTAVIKPAEQTPLTALKLVELADQAGFPKGVLNVVTGDPQAIGKVWLDDMRVRKLTFTGSTEVGKLLMKGSADTVKKVSLELGGHAPGIVMDDANLDKAVEGVLASKYRNAGQTCVCSNRVYVHESIHDAFIEKFIEKVAQLKVGNGLEEEVHIGPLIDQAAIDKVVKHIEDAKSQGAIIKHGGNVVSNLFFEPTILSNVSDDMLCMREETFGPLAPVTTFKTEEEVIERANNSDYGLAAYVFTENITKGIRICEALEYGIVGLNDGLPSTPQAPFGGFKQSGIGREGGHHGIDEYLEIKYISVGL; encoded by the coding sequence ATGTATATAAATGGTGAATGGATTGGTGAGAGCCTAGATGTTATTGAAGTCGAAAATCCAGCTACAGGTGAAGTGATTGGAACCGTCCCAATAGGAAGGGCTGAAGAGGCAAAGCTCGCAGTTGATGCGGCTTATTCAGCCTTTAAAGAATGGTCACAGTATTCCGCTTACGAGCGTTCAGAACTGATTTGGAAATGGCATAACTTAATTGACCAACATAAAGCTGATTTAGCCAGAACGATGACAATGGAGCAGGGTAAACCTGTGAAGGAAGCTTTAGGAGAAGTAGGGTATGCTAATGGATTTCTTTCTTGGTATGCAGAGGAAGGAAAACGGATTTATGGGGAGACCATTCCTGCAACTACAAGGAACAAACGATTATTCGTACATAAACAGCCAGTAGGGGTGGTTGCAGCCATTACTCCTTGGAATTTTCCAGCTGCGATGATTACAAGAAAAATAGCCCCAGCATTAGCAGCTGGCTGTACTGCCGTTATTAAACCAGCAGAACAAACACCTTTAACCGCACTTAAATTAGTTGAATTAGCAGATCAAGCAGGCTTTCCAAAAGGGGTACTCAATGTTGTAACAGGCGATCCACAAGCCATAGGAAAAGTGTGGCTAGATGATATGCGCGTTCGAAAGCTAACTTTTACAGGCTCTACAGAGGTAGGAAAGCTATTAATGAAAGGTTCTGCTGATACAGTTAAAAAGGTTTCACTCGAGCTAGGTGGTCATGCTCCTGGCATTGTAATGGATGATGCGAATTTGGATAAGGCTGTTGAAGGGGTGTTAGCATCTAAATATCGGAATGCAGGACAAACGTGCGTATGCTCAAATCGTGTATATGTTCACGAATCGATTCATGATGCATTTATTGAGAAATTCATTGAAAAAGTGGCTCAACTTAAAGTGGGCAATGGACTTGAAGAAGAGGTTCACATCGGTCCGCTGATTGATCAAGCTGCCATTGATAAAGTGGTTAAGCATATTGAGGATGCTAAGTCACAAGGTGCAATTATAAAGCATGGGGGTAATGTGGTTTCTAATCTATTTTTTGAACCAACCATTCTCTCAAATGTAAGTGATGATATGCTTTGCATGCGTGAAGAAACCTTTGGTCCACTGGCTCCAGTTACTACTTTTAAAACGGAAGAGGAAGTAATCGAACGTGCCAACAACTCTGACTATGGCTTAGCTGCTTATGTGTTTACAGAAAATATCACAAAAGGAATTCGAATTTGTGAAGCACTAGAGTATGGAATTGTTGGTTTAAATGACGGTTTACCTTCTACTCCACAGGCACCATTTGGTGGCTTTAAACAAAGTGGAATCGGACGTGAAGGCGGTCACCATGGAATCGATGAATATTTAGAGATTAAATATATTTCAGTAGGATTATAA